The following is a genomic window from Campylobacter lari subsp. lari.
ATTTAGATTGTAAAGCAAGACTTGTAAATTCCATTATATATTTTGTATCTAAGAAATGTTTAAATATAGATGGCCTTGGAGAAAATATCGTAGAACTTTTATTTAAAGAAGGAAAAATCACAAATATAGAAAGCATATTTTTCTTAAAATATGATGATTTTTTAAATTTAGAAGGTTTTAAAGAAAAGAAAATTAATAATCTTTTAAACGCTATAGAAAATGCTAAAAAATGCTCTTTATCAAGATTTATCACAGCTTTGGGTATAGAGCATATTGGCGAAGTGGCAGCTAAAAAGCTAGCGCAATCTTTTGGATTTGATTGGTTTTTACAAAGTTATGAAGCTTATGTGAATTTAGAGGGTTTTGGCGAGCAAATGGCAAAAAGCTTGCAAGAATTTACAAAAATAAATCATCAACGCATTAAACATTTTTATGAAATTTTGCACTTAGAAGATGAAAAAAAAGAGCTTGCTTTAAATGAAAATATTTCTAATAAAACCTTTGTTATCACAGGTACTTTAAGCAAATCACGCGATCATTTTAAAGAATTAATCGAAAGTTTTGGAGCAAAGGTAAGCTCATCTGTATCTAAAAAAACTGATTTTGTATTATATGGAAGCGAGGCAGGCTCAAAGCTTGAAAAAGCTCAAAGTTTGGGAGTTAAATGTATCAATGAAGATGAATTTAACGCACTTTTAGGCGGTGATGATGAGGTATGATGTTTTTGTAAGTCAAAAACTAAACATAAGTCGCAACAAAGCTTGTGAGCTTATAGAAAATGAGCAAATTTTATTAAATGATGAGTTTAAAAAAACTTCTTTTAAGATTATAAGTGAAAACCCCTTAGAAGATGAGAGTTTAAAACTCACTCTTTTAAATGAGTTTTATGTAAGTAGGGCAGCTTATAAACTAAAAGATTTTTTGCAAAATTATGCTTTAGAGATTAAAGATAAAATTTGTCTTGATATAGGTTCATCTACTGGTGGTTTTGTGCAAATTTTATTGCAAAATCAAGCTAAGCAAATTTATGCACTTGATGTAGGATCAAACCAACTTCATGAGAGTTTGAAAGAAAATGATGAGATTATAATATGTGAAAACACTGATTTAAGGGAATTTAAAAGCGATATTAAATTTGATCTTATAAGCTGTGATGTTAGTTTTATATCTTTATCACATTTACTTTTTTATATAGATAAATTGGCTAAAAAAGATATCATTTTGCTTTTTAAGCCACAATTTGAAGTGGGTAAAAATATTAAACGCGATAAAAATGGTGTGGTAAAAGATGAAAAAGCTATTGCTATGGCAAAAAATAAATTTGAAAAAGAATGCGCAAATTTAGGCTGGATTTTACAATATCATCAACAATCAAGCTTAAAAGGAAAAGAAGGTAATGTGGAATTTTTCTACGCCTATAGAAAAAACTAAAATCACAAGTTTGGCTATAGGGTGTTTTGATGGTATGCATTTGGGACATTTTGAGCTTTTTAAATATTTAGATAAAAATGGAGCTTTATTTATTATCGCAAAAGAAGAAAAAGAAGCTCTAACGCCTAAGGATTTTAGAATAAATTTGGTTGATTTTCCTTTGATTTTTTGTGATTTTGATAAAGTCAAAAACTATAAAGGTGAGGATTTTTTAAAACTTCTAAGGCAAGAATTTCCCAAACTAGAAAGGATTATCGTAGGCTATGATTTTAAATTTGGCAAAGAAAAAAAATGTAGCGCCAAAGATATACAAAATCTTTGTGGTATAAACACCATCATCATAGATGAGTTTAAAATTCAAAATAAAAGTGTTCATACAAGTATGATTAAAACCTTACTTAAAGAAGCAAAAGTCAAAGAAGCTAAAAATTTTCTAGGTAGATTTTATACTATACAAGCAAATATCATCAAAGGTCAAGGCATAGGTGCTAAAGAGCTTTTTGCAACTTTAAATTTATACGCAAAAGATTTCTTTTTACCCAAAGATGGTGTATACGCGACTTTGGTAAAGATTGAAAATAAAAGCTATCATAGTGTAAGCTTTATAGGTATAAGATCTACTGATGAAAATTTTGCTTTAGAAACGCATATTTTAGATGAAAATTTCACAAATACAAATGCAAAGTCAGTGGAGTTAAGCTTCATTGACTATATAAGAGCTAATGAAAAATTTAACGATATAGCCTTATTAAAAGCACAAATAAGTAAAGATATTAACAAAGCAAAGCAAATTTTAGGAAATTTATAATGAAAGATGAAATTTTTAAAAAACCTTTAGAAAAACAATTTGAATTTGATGCAAATGTTGCAAGTGTGTTTGATGACATGGTGGCTAGATCTGTGCCTTTTTATGCGCAAAATTTAAAGCTTATTACTCAACTAATCACACATTTTGCCCCGCAAAACGCAAAAATTTGCGATCTTGGTTGTTCGACTGCTAGTTTGCTTTTGGCTTTGTTTGAAAAAAGAAAAGATTTGCAATTAAGTGGAGTAGATAATGCCAAGGCTATGCTTGATATTGCTAGTAATAAAACGAGAGCATTTGGGGCTAGAGTGGATTTTTATGAGCAAAATTTAGATGAGTTTAGTTTTTTTAAAAACGATGTATTTGTTGCTACTTATACTATGCAATTTATCCGCCCACCAAAAAGGCAAGAAATCATTGATAAAATTTATCAAAATTTAAATGATGGTGGAATTTTTATCATGAGTGAAAAAATTCTTTATGAAGATGTAAAAATATCAAAAAAAATGATAGAAATTTATGAAAATTACAAACAAGATCAAGGCTATAGCAAATTAGAAATTGCAACAAAAAGAGAAGCTTTAGAAAATATACTCATTCCTTATACTCAAAATGAAAATATAAACATGCTTAAAAATTCAGGATTTAAAATCATAGAAAGTGTGTTTAAATGGGTAAATTTTGAAACATTCGTGGCTTTTAAATGAAATCTAAAAAATGTTTAATCTTTCCAAGATTAAACATTAAATCTAAAATGCATTACATCGCCATCTTGGACGATATAATCTTTACCCTCAAGGCGTAGCTTTCCTGCTTCTTTAGCTCCATTTTCGCCTTTACAGGTAATATAATCTTCATAAGAAATTACTTCAGCTTTTATAAAGCCTTTTTCAAAGTCATTATGGATAACACTTGCTGCTTTTGGTGCTTTCCAGCCTCTTTGTATAGTCCATGATCTAACTTCTATTTGGCCTGCTGTGAAATAGCTTATTAAATTTAACTTTGAAAAAGCAGTGCGTATAACCACTTCAAGTCCACTGCTTTCTATACCTAAGGATTTTAAAAATTCATAATTTTCTTCATCGCTTAAAGCTATCATTTCCTCTTCTATTTTAGAGCAAAGCTTAATGACCTCATGACCTGATTTTGCGGCAAATTCTTTAAGGTCTTTTACAAATTCATTGTCTTCTAAAAGGGAATTCTCATCTACATTTGCTCCATATATCACTTCCTTAGCTGAAAGCAATCTTAGTTCTTTTATAAGAGCATGATAGACTTCATTTTTATTAGCAAAAGAGCTTGCGCTATTGTTTTGATTTAAATGTTCTAAAAGTTCATTAGCTAATGCTAAGCTTTCTTTTGCACCTTTTTCATTAGCTTTTACACCTTTGCTTAATTTTTCTATCTTCTTGCTAAGTTGCTCAATATCTGCTAATATAAGTTCAGTTTCTATAATTTGCACATCACGTACAGGATCAACACTACCTGCAACATGAGTGATATTTTCATCATCAAAACAGCGAACTATATGTAAGATCATTTCTGTTTCGCGTATGTTTGAAAGAAATTTATTACCCAAACCCTCGCCTTTGCTAGCTCCTGCTACCAATCCTGCTATATCTACAAATTCTATATTTGAGCGTATAATTTTTTGAGGATTGACTATCTTTGCTAGTTCTTTCAAACGATGATCTGGCACAGGAACCACAGCTTTATTAGGCTCTATAGTACAAAATGGATAATTTGCACTTTCTGCATTTTGCGCTCTTGTTAGGGCATTAAAGGTAGTTGATTTTCCAACATTTGGAAGTCCTACTATACCAACTGATAAACTCATTTTTGTTTCCTTGAAAGATAAATTAAATAAGCAAGGCACATTCTAACCCCTGCTGAACTTGCGCCAAAGCTATAATATCCCCATGATTTTTCTAAATAAGCTGGCCCTGCTATATCTAAATGCAACCATTTATCTTTGTATTCTTCTCTAATGAAAGAATTTAAAAACAATCCTGCAGTAATAGCCCCACCATAACGACTTGAAGAGGTATTACTTACATCTGCAATGTTAGATTTTATAAGTTCTTTTAAGTAAGGATTAAAATGCAAGATGGTTGCTAAATCCCCACTTTTTTTACTTACTTTAAAAAATTCATCTTGTAATTCTTCTTTATTTCCCATGATAGCGCTTGTGTATTCTCCAAGTCCTACCACGCAAGCTCCTGTTAAAGTAGCAAGATCTATTAATAAATCAGGTTTTAAATCTTGAGCAAAAGAAAGGCAATCAGCTAAAACTAATCTTCCCTCAGCATCAGTATTTCTTACTTCTATGCTTACACCTTCTCTTGAGATAAGCACATCATCAGGCTTATAAGCATTCCCGCCTATCATGTTTTCTGTAGCACCTATAATGGAGTGAATTTCTATATCAAGGTTTAGCTCACTTGCACCTTTAATGATAGCCATAGCAGCAGCCCCACCACTTTTGTCTGCTTTCATAGTAAGCATATAATCAGCTGGTTTTAAACTAAGACCACCACTATCATAAGTCAAACCTTTACCAACAAAAACCACTTTCATCTTAGCATTTTGTGGTTTATATGAAAGGTGGATTAGTTTTGGAGGGTGGATTGAAGCACGATTGACTGCTAAAAATGCTTGCATTTTTTCTTTTTCTAAAAAATCACTTTCATAAATTTTACAAGTAATGTTTGGATTGTTTTTGCTTAAATTTAAAGCATCTTCGGCCATTTTTGCTGGAGTATATGTTTGTGGAATTTCATTAACAATATCTTTTGCAAAATCACATGCTTTAGAAAAAATCTGCCCATAATTAATCCCTATAAGAGCTTCTTCTTGGCTGAAATTTTTATCATTAATTTCATCTTTTGATATAAAAATTTTTTCTAAATTAGAATTTGTTTTTTCTTTTTTGTATTTATTAAACTCATAAGCAGCAAAAGTAAAACCTTGTACTAAAGAATTAAAACTATTTACAATGCATTTTCCCACAACACTTTTAGTTTTAACGCTTTTAATATCAAGTTTTTTTAAAGCCTTAAAAGCATTAGCAAATGTAAGTCTTATATCTTCATACTCTAAACTTTTAAGTTCACTGTAAAGAATTTTATTTTGCATATCTATGCAAATTCCTTCGCCTTTATAATTTGATAATTTGAAAAGTTCTTGACTTTGAGTGTATTTTTCTATATTTTTTTCTTGTACTAAGATGATTTCAAAATCAGCTTGTATAGAATTTATATCTTCATTTTTAAATTCAAAAATCATTTATGAGTCCTTTTTTTGAGTATAGATTTTTCTATTTGTTTCATACCTAAAAATAAAGCAAGTAAAAAACAAGCGATAATAGGCACTGCAAAATACCAGTGATCTCCAGCCCATTCTACTGCAAGCCAAATTTGTTTTCCAAAAAACCATGCAAGTAAAATGGTTATAGCAGCCCAAGCCCAAGCACTAATTAAATTTATAAATGCAAATTTTTTAGCACTATAACGAGTTAATCCTATACTCATAGGTATGATAGTTCTAAAACCATACATATATCTTTGTATGAAAATAATAGGCCAGCCAAAACGCTGTAATAATAAATGCGCTATGGCAAATTTACGCCTTTGGGTGCGAAGTTTTTTCTGAATGTATTTTTTATTATATCTTCCTATATAAAAATATATTTGATCACCTACAAAGCCACCCAGTCCAGCTACAAATATAATTAAAGCTAAATTTACATGCCCTTCATGGGCAAAAATACCTGCTAAAATAAGCGCAAGCTCACCTTCAAGTATGCACCATAAAAAAACTATGATATAAGCCCAATTTTTATAATCATACAAAAGCTGTTTTAAAAACTCCTCCATCATTACACCTCTAATACACTATAAACAGAAGTTAATTTAGATAATTCTTTTTCTCCATCTAAATCTTTTAAATTCAGTAAAAAGCAAGCTTCAACGCAATTTGCATTAAGCCTTTGTATGAGTTTAACAGCAGCTATTGCTGTGCCTCCTGTTGCGATAAGATCATCTATAAGTAAAACATTTGCTTTTTGATTATTAAAAGCGTCAATGTGAATTTCTATAGTGTCGCTACCATATTCTAAGCTATAAGATTCTTGCAAGCATTTTGAAGGTAATTTACCTGGTTTTCTAATAGGTACAAAAGGTAGTTTTAATCTAGCGCTTAGCGCAGCACCAAAAATAAAACCTCTACTTTCTATGCCAACGATATAATCAAGTTTTGCGTTTTGATATTTTTCAACTAAATAATCCATTAAAAATGCAAATGCTTCTTTATTGTTTAGTAAGGTTGTGATATCTCTAAAGATAATTCCTTCTTTTGGAAAATCTTTAATAGCTCTAATGCTATCTAATAAGTATTTTTTATCTTGTTCTTTCATCATAATAATGCCTCAATTTTTGCTTCTAATTCTTTGATTCTTTGTCTTAATTTTTCATTTTCGATACGATATTGAGAATTTCTTGTTCTAAGAGAAGTAAGATCTGCTTTGCTTTTGTTTAGCTCTTCGGTTAAAATGTCAATGTTACCCAAACTTCTTTGAAGTTGAACTTGTAATTTTCTTATAACAATTTCTGTATCATCAAGATTATTTTTTATGAATTCTTTTGCTACTTTTTCTTTGTGAAGTAAGGTTTTATAATAAAGCAACATAATAGTCATATAAATACTAATACAAATTAATATTGTTAATACAAGCCAACTCAAAATCATAGTTTTGCCTCTATTTTACTAATTCGCGCGCAATGTCTTCCACCACTAAAGGAAGTATTGATGAAATTATTTATAATTTCAAAAGCCATATCTATTCCGGTTAGTCTAGATCCTAAGGCTAAAACATTTGCATCGTTATGCTCTCTTGAGAGTTTAGCGCTTAAGGGTTCATTACATAAAGCACAGCGTATGTTTGTATGGCGATTTGCTGCTATACTCATACCAATACCTGATCCACATACTAAAATTCCAAAACTGGTTTCATTAATTTTAGAGCTTAGTAGATGTGCATAATCAGGATAATCACAACGATCATTACTAAAAGGACCTAAATCCTCAAAGTTTATATTTTTTTCTTGTAAAAAATTGATAATTTCTTGTTTTAAAATAAAGCCAGCATGATCGCTTGCTATGTAAATTTTTTCTCTTAACATTTAATAATCACTTATCATTTGAAATTTTAAAGTATTAATTTTATCATATTTAATTAAAATTTTTCTTTCTTATATATAATTATTTTTTAATATTTTCAAATATTTAATTTGATATAATAATACTAAATTTAAGGTAAAAAATGAAGCTTGTTTTGATTGGTTCTTCAACGGGTGGTCCAAGTCAACTAAAGTTTTTACTAAATGATGTAGAACTTAAAGATTGCGCGGTAGTGATTGCTCAACATATGAATCCAGCTTTTATCCCTTCTTTTGTGAATCAATTTAACAAAGAAGCAAAAAGCGATGTTGTCATACCAAATGATAAAGAAGTTTTAAAAAATAAAATTTACATTTGTCAAAGAAATATGGTTTTAGGTGGAAATAATACACTAACACTAAATACTACAGAGCAAACAAGTAGTTTTAATCCAGGGATAGATGTTTTATTCCATTCGGCTATAAATCTTTACAAATACCATAAAATTTTAGCCTTGATTATGACAGGAATGGGTGATGATGGCGCTAAATCTTTGTTTGATCTTTATAAGGTTGGAGTAAGGTGTTTGTGCGAAAATGAAGCAGATTCTATAGTATATGGGATGCCAAAAAAAGCCAGGGATACTAACCCAAATTTAAAACCTATGAGTTTAATAGAACTCAAAAAAGAAATAATAAATTTTATCAAATCATAGGATGGAAAGATGATAAAAATTACAGAAAATGAAATGAGTGATTTTATAAAAATAGTAGAGCAAATAAGTGGAAATAATCTTAATACTAAAAAAGATATTTTATCTATAAAACTGCCTAAATTTTTACAAGAATTAGGTTTAAATAGTCTTAGTGAATTAAATGAAAAAGTACAGCTTCAAAGAAATTTAAAACAAGAAACTATGGATTTTATCACAGTTTGTGAGACTTATTTTTTTAGAGAGTTAGAACAATTAAAAGATGTAATTTATTATATAAAATCTCTTGATAGGCCTATAAATGTGCTTTGTGCTCCATGCTCAAGTGGTGAAGAAGTGTATTCTTTAGCTATTTTAGCAAGTGAGAATTTTGTTAAAGGTATGAATATAGTTGGTATAGATATCAATAAAAAAATGATAGATAAATGTAATGAAATGTTATATTCAGAGCGCTCGGTAGCTAGATTAAATACCATGCAAAAAACGCGTTATTTTGATGTAAAAGATAGGATGTATCAGCTTAAAAAAGAAACTTTAGCCTGTAGATGCCGTTTTGAGCTATGTAATGTTTTTGATGATTCATTATTTAAGCTTGGAAAATTTGATGTGATTTTTTCAAGAAATATGATGATATATTTTGATCAAGATTTTAAAATAAAATTAATGGAGCGTTTTTATAGGGTATTGAATAGAGAGGGCAGAATATATCCAGGAAAATCAGATCTTGTACCTGAAACAGCTTATTTTGAAAAGAATTTTAGTGCGGGCGGGGTTTATTATTCTAAGGTGGATTAATTATATTTTTTATTAAACCACCACCAATAAATTGCTGCAAAGATAAAACATACTCCTAAACCAAAAGTAAAATGGCTTAATTTTAAGCCATGAAATTCAAATAAATACCCAGTAGAAAAAACTATAATAGCGCTAAAACTTAAATATACCATATCATTATAGGCAATCACTCTACCATAGTATCTTTTATCACAATCATTTTGTAAAAGTGTGTAAGTATAGCTCCATAAAGATGAAGTACAAAAACCTGCCATTACTAAGCCTATAAAGGCAAGATAAAAGTTAAATTGCAAGCAAGCCCACATCATTATACCCACACCTTGTGCTAAGTATAAATATACTAAAGTGTTTTTGTTAATATAGGGACTAAGTACATAAGGACCTATGAGTAAAGATATGGCTCTTATAGCATTAGAAAGTCCTATAGCTAAAGGTATGGAAATAACTTTTGCATATTCATATTCAGCTAAAAGTGTAATTAAAACATCATAAGCAGTTATTCCTACAACCCCATGAAGCAAAATCAAATGAATGATTTTTTTATTATTAAATACATAGTTTAAACCTTCTTTTATTAGTATAAAAGGATTATTTTGCGTAGTATTTTTCTCATCGGGTAAAATTAAAGTTTTGAGTATAAGCATGGCACAAAATAGCATTAAAGTATCAGCTATAAAGGCTGGTTTTGCTCCAAAAAGATCTATAAAAAGCCCCGCTGCACCCATACCCAAAGCATATGATACAGCCCATATAATGCTATGAAGTTCATTGCCTAGTTTTAGTTCTTGTGGGGTTAAAATTTTAGGTAAAACTGACATTTCTGTTTGAAAATATATACTAGCAACACCCATGCGAACAAAAGTTAAAAAGTATAAAAACCAAAGCATAGCTAAAGAATTTATAAAAATTAACATAAAAATAGAAATCATTTCAATACCAATCATTGTAAGTAATAAATTTTTGGGTTTAAATCTATCTACTATTATTCCATTTATAGGTGCAAGTATAATAGAAGGTAAAAAAACAAAAATAGCTGAAAAACCTATGATATTTGCAGAGGCATTTAATTCTTTTGTCAAAAGAGTAAAAACACCTACTTGAGAAAACCACGCGCCAAAATAACTTATAAATTGTACCATTGCTAAAAGACGAAAGGTTTTATTGTTTTTAAGTAAAGACCTATAAGTCATGAATATCCTATGAATATATGAAATTAAAGGGCTTGATTATATCCTTTTTAAAATTATTTTACATTTAAATGTTATAATAATTCTTTTTTATAAAAAAAGGTTAATAATGGATAGACTAAGTAAAAAAGAAGCATTAAATTTGCTCCAAAATACACCTTTATATGAACTAGGTGCAATGGCATATGAGAAAAAATTAGAGCTTCACCCTGAAAAAATTACAACTTTCGTGGTAGATAGAAATATAAATTATACAAATATTTGTTGTATTGATTGTGATTTTTGTGCTTTTTGCAGAAAAGAAAAAGATGATGATTCTTATATTTTAAAATACGAAGAAATAGGGCAAAAAATAGAAGAATTACAAGCCATTGGAGGCACTCAAATTTTATTTCAAGGTGGGGTGCATCCAAAACTTAAAATAAAATGGTATGAAGACTTACTTTCATATATAAAAACTAACTATCCAACTATCACTGTGCATGGTTTTTCAGCAGTAGAGATAGCTTATATAGCAAAAGTTTCTAAAATTTCCATAGAAGAGGTTTTAAAAAGATTACAAGCTAGCGGACTTTTTTCTATACCTGGGGCTGGTGCTGAAGTATTAAGCGATAGGGTAAGAGATATTATAGCACCACACAAATGCGACACAGCTACTTGGCTAAGAGTGCATGAGAGTGCGCACAATATAGGCATGAAAAGCACTGCTACTATGATGTTTGGCACGGTTGAAAATGATGAAGAAATTATCGAGCATTTTGATCATTTAAGAAAATTACAAGATAAAACAAATGGCTTTAGAGCTTTTATTTTGTGGTCATTTCAAAGTGAAAATACTCCTTTGATTAAAAAACATCCTGAAATTATCAAGCAAAGTTCTAATAGATATTTAAGATTGTTAGCTTTAGCAAGATTGTATTTGGATAATTTTAAAAATTTACAAAGCTCATGGGTGACCCAAGGTTCTTTAATAGGCCAGCTTGCTTTAAAATTTGGAGCTAATGATTTGGGTTCGACTATGATGGAAGAAAATGTAGTAGCAGCAGCTGGTGCAAAATATAGAATGAATCAAGAGCAAATGATAGAGCTTATTAAAGATATAGGAGAATTACCTGCTAAGCGCGATACAGCTTATAATATCTTAGAGAGGTTTTGATGTTAAATTTAGACTTTAATAATACTAAAATAGACATAATATATGAGAATGAAAACGAGCTTCCTGTGGTATTTTTTAAGCTCATTTTCAAAAATAGTGGAAAAATAGCAGAAAAACACAATAGAGGTTGTGCAAGTATGCTTGCTAGACTTTTAAATGAAGGAAGCAATGATGAGTTTTTTAAGAGCTTAGAATACCGTGCTATAGAGCTTTATGCTAAGGCTAGTTTTGAGCATTTTCAAATTAATATAAAATGTTTAAAAGAACATTTTGATTTTGCTTTAGAAAAATTACAAGAATTATTTTTAAATGTGCGTTTTGATGAAAAAATCTTACAAAGATTAAAAACTTTAGCTTTGGGTGAGCTTGCAAGTTTAAATACTGATTATGATTATCAAGCAAAAAGACTTTTGAATAAGAATGTTTTTATAGATGAAATTTTTGCTAGTGGTCTTGATGGGACTAAAGAAAGCATAGAAAAGATTAGTTTAAAAGAATTGCACGATTTTATGAGTGAAAATTTAGTACTTGATAATGCTTTATTTGTTTTTGGCGGAGATATTAAAGAAGATGAAGTGAAGGTTAAGACAGAAAAAATTTGCCAAATTTTAAAAAGAAATATCCCAAATCAAAACAAAAGCTACAAACTTATTGATGAGAATATAGAAGTAAGTGAACAAAAAAGCACCGAGCAAGCTTATATATACTTTTGCTCCCCATTTAATATACAAATTAACGATGAGAAAATGTATTTAGCTAAACTTGCTTTATTTATCTTGGGTCAAGGTGGTTTTGGTTCGCGTTTGATGGAAGAAGTGCGTGTAAAAAGAGGCTTGGCATATTCAGTATATGCTATGCTTGATGTAAATTTAAATTATAGTAGAGTTTTTGGGTATTTGCAAACTAAAAATGAAAGTTCTAATGAGGCTAAAGCTTTAGTTAAAGA
Proteins encoded in this region:
- a CDS encoding M16 family metallopeptidase; translation: MLNLDFNNTKIDIIYENENELPVVFFKLIFKNSGKIAEKHNRGCASMLARLLNEGSNDEFFKSLEYRAIELYAKASFEHFQINIKCLKEHFDFALEKLQELFLNVRFDEKILQRLKTLALGELASLNTDYDYQAKRLLNKNVFIDEIFASGLDGTKESIEKISLKELHDFMSENLVLDNALFVFGGDIKEDEVKVKTEKICQILKRNIPNQNKSYKLIDENIEVSEQKSTEQAYIYFCSPFNIQINDEKMYLAKLALFILGQGGFGSRLMEEVRVKRGLAYSVYAMLDVNLNYSRVFGYLQTKNESSNEAKALVKEVFKNFVQNGVNDKEFQLAKQFLVGSMPLRYESLAKRLDIMLNEYLHGLKLGNLKEEMQKIKNTNLDELNDFIKAHSEITKVSFASIENES
- a CDS encoding MFS transporter, with the translated sequence MTYRSLLKNNKTFRLLAMVQFISYFGAWFSQVGVFTLLTKELNASANIIGFSAIFVFLPSIILAPINGIIVDRFKPKNLLLTMIGIEMISIFMLIFINSLAMLWFLYFLTFVRMGVASIYFQTEMSVLPKILTPQELKLGNELHSIIWAVSYALGMGAAGLFIDLFGAKPAFIADTLMLFCAMLILKTLILPDEKNTTQNNPFILIKEGLNYVFNNKKIIHLILLHGVVGITAYDVLITLLAEYEYAKVISIPLAIGLSNAIRAISLLIGPYVLSPYINKNTLVYLYLAQGVGIMMWACLQFNFYLAFIGLVMAGFCTSSLWSYTYTLLQNDCDKRYYGRVIAYNDMVYLSFSAIIVFSTGYLFEFHGLKLSHFTFGLGVCFIFAAIYWWWFNKKYN
- a CDS encoding dehypoxanthine futalosine cyclase — its product is MDRLSKKEALNLLQNTPLYELGAMAYEKKLELHPEKITTFVVDRNINYTNICCIDCDFCAFCRKEKDDDSYILKYEEIGQKIEELQAIGGTQILFQGGVHPKLKIKWYEDLLSYIKTNYPTITVHGFSAVEIAYIAKVSKISIEEVLKRLQASGLFSIPGAGAEVLSDRVRDIIAPHKCDTATWLRVHESAHNIGMKSTATMMFGTVENDEEIIEHFDHLRKLQDKTNGFRAFILWSFQSENTPLIKKHPEIIKQSSNRYLRLLALARLYLDNFKNLQSSWVTQGSLIGQLALKFGANDLGSTMMEENVVAAAGAKYRMNQEQMIELIKDIGELPAKRDTAYNILERF